The Bacillota bacterium genome segment TTGTCGTTTAAGAGAATCTCTTATGTGGTCCTGGCATTGCTCCTCCTAGGGGCGGTAACGTCAGGTGGTTGCAGCCAAAAGAATGTACCGGCACAGGGGCAGGCGCAGGAGCTTGTCATAGCACTGGGCGAAAAAGAAGTGACCTCCCTCGACCCTTACGATCCACAAGGTTCCTCTTCTTCCTGGTACATTCAGCCGATGCTCTTTGAAACCCTGTGCTATGACACGTTGAAGGGCACAGAGCCCATGCTAGCGCAAAAGTGGGAAATGTCGCCGGACGGGAAAGAATGGACGTTCCATCTCCGGGAAGGGGTAAAGTTTCATGATGGTAGTCCACTTACGGCAGAGGCGGTAAAATTCAGCATCGAAAAGTCTTTGGCGAACACGATCTCCGGCTTGGGGGCCAGAAAGCCGCCGGTACCGATAAGCAGGGTGGAAGCCCCAGATGAAAAAACGGTGGTGGTTCACCTCGAGAAGCCTTATGGGCCTTTCCTTTCTGAAATCGCCAACGTAAGGATCGTCAGTCCTGCCTCCTATCAAGGAGATAAGTTTGCGAGACCCGTGGGGACCGGTCCCTGGGTGGTTGCTTCCTTTAACCCTCAGGAAATGGTCTTTGCGCCTTTTGAGGATTACTGGCGGGGGAAACCCAAGCTCAGCAAAGTTACGATAAAGTGCATTCCCGATCCGCAGGCGCGGGTGATGGCCCTGGAGGCCGGCGAGGTGGATGTGATTGGGGTGGACATGCAGGGAGTGGAGCCGGCGGCAGCTAAGAGCCTAGCGGCGTCCGGGAAGTACCAGGTGATATCTCTCCACCAGGCTTATTTAGTAGCGCTATACTTCAACCCGCGCGCCGAACTGCTAAAAGACATCCGGGTGAGGCAGGCCATAAACTATGCGCTGAACCGGGAGGAAATGGTGGCCAAGCTGCTGGAGGGCTACGGCGTCCCTGCCAAAGGGCCCGTCGGATTTGACACTTCCATCCCCTGGACCAGCCCGCATATAAAAGGGTATCCTCACGACCCAGAAAAGGCCAAAGCCCTTCTTAAAGATGCGGGGTTCAAAGGGGACGCGCCGCTCAAGCTTGCCTACGAAGGCTACCGTGCCTACCACAAAGCTCTGGCCGAGCTGATTCAGGCCCAGCTTGCCGCCGTGGGGATTAAGGTCGAGCTCAACTCCTACGAGTCAGGGGCCTTCACTAAAGTCATCCAGGCAGGCCAGTACGATCTGGCGCTCATTCCGCCTTACGGCAAGCGCGAAGAGGATCCTTACCCCTATCTCGGAATGTTTTTCTTCTCCCAGGGACGCTACAAGGTGATGGAAAGCGCTGAATTTGACCGGCTTTTTATGGCCCAGCTTTTCACTGGTAACCCGAAGGAGCGCGAGAAACTCTACTGGGCGCTTCAGGAGGAAATCATGAAGAACTGCCCGGCGGCCTTCCTGTTCCACCCCGACCGGATAACGGTGCTTAAAAAAGACATTCAAGGGTGGGAGTCGGATTATGGTTTTAACAGCCTGACTACCCTCTGGAAGGTGAGCCGGGGATAACTTTTGAGCCCTATTCGCCCCGGCAACACCACGTACCCGAGCCGGGGCGAATTTGATTTTTGGCAGTTTAAGCGTTCCCTTGGCTAGGCGACAACTCAAGCGTTTGGCCAGAGAACGGAGGTGAAGCATGGTCAATTTTCTTCTTCTCACCACCATGGACAACACCCGAGAGCTCAGGGAAGCGCTGGCAGAGATCAGGGCCGAGTACGGAGAAATCCTTTCTGTCAAGAAAATCTATTTCTCCGACTGGGAGCGGGGGAGGATTGATCCGGTAGAGGTGGAAGAAGCGGCAAGAAGTTCTCAGGTTATCCTCGTGGACATCCGCGGGCAGACGGAATTCACCGACCGTCTTCGGGAGTTGGTGGCTGGGAGCGCCGCCACGGTGGTGGTTCTGGTCGGCGGCAGCCGCGATATTCTTTCCCTCACCCGGATGGGTTCTTTTTCCGGGGCCGATCTTCCCCGGCGCGAGGGGCGTTTTGACATCGAGGTTTACCTTAAAGCCAGGAAGTTTATGGATCTCACCAAAAAGTTGGGCTCTATTTTACCTGTGGGCAAGCTTAAGCACATGCGCAACTGGCTGGTAGCCTGCGAGTACTACGCTGAGGGCGACAAGCAGAACCTCAAGAACCTGCTTCTCTTCCTCTTGCGGGAGTACTGCGGGGCCAGGGTGAAGGTGGGGCCGCCCCAAAGAAGGCCAGATTATGGCATCTGGTGGCCTCCTGATCGCCACTTTGCTGAGCTGAAGGCTTTTAAGACTTTTGCAGGGTGGGACGAGGGCAAGCCTACCGTGGGCGTTTTCTTTTACGGCGGCATGCACTTTGCTGACTGCGCGCCGGTGGTGGAAGCACTGGTGGAGGAATTGCGCGGCGAAGTCAACCTCATCCCCGTTTTTTCTAAGGTGGAACAAAACCTGGCGGCTATGCGAGCCTTTTTCTTTGACGAAGGGCATCCAGTAGTTGACCTTGTGGTTAACCTGCAGTACTTCCGGTTGCACGGTGGGCCTTACGGCGGGTCGCCCGAACCAACCTACCGGTTGTTGTCCAAACTTGGTGTTCCGGTGCTGACCGGATTTCGGTCTTATACGACGGAAATAGAGGAGTGGCAAAGAGAGAACCGCCTGAATCCCCTGGAAATCACCCTGGGCGTCATGTTGCCGGAGTTGGACGGTTGTATAGAACCGGTTTACGTAGGGGGACTCGAGTCCCTCGGAAAAGATGAGGTGTTGGGCGGGGAAGTAAAGGAAGTCCGGGCCTTCCCCGAAGGAATAGAGAGGCTTTGCGGCCGCATCCGGCGGTGGCTTGCTCTGCGGAAAAAGCCCAACGCCGAGAAAAGGCTGGCTATTATTCTCTACGATTATCCTCCGGGCGAAGCTAACCTGGGCAGCGCCGGTTATCTTGATGCCCTGGAAAGCCTGCTGGTCCTTCTCGAAAGGCTCGCGGCTGCCGGGTACCGCGTGGAAATTCCGGCGGGGGACTTGGGGGAATTTCTCTTATCCTGCGGCGTGGCGAACACGCCTGAGTGGCAGGTAGCTCCTTCCGGAATAGCAGTGGATGCGGAGGTTTACCGCCGGTGGTACCGCGAGTTGCCGCCGGATCTGCGGGCAGAGGTCGAAAGGCACTGGGGAGAGCCGCCGGGAACCGTAATGGCCAGGCATGGCGAGATTTTGGTTCCGGGCGTGGTGGTGGGCAACGTTTTCATCGGCGTGCAGCCGTCGCGCGGTGTTCACGAGAATCCCGAGAAGGCCTATCACGACCAGGAGTTGCCGCCTCACCACCAGTACCTCAGTTTTTACTGGTGGTTACGAAAAGAATTTCGGGCGGACTGCATCATCCACTGGGGAATGCACGGCACCCTGGAGTTCACCAAAGGCAAAGAAGCTCCGGTGTCGCGCCGCTGCTTCCCGGATATCCTGATCGGCGACGTTCCCCACCTCTACTACTACTGGGTGGGCAATCCCTCCGAATCCACCATTGCCAAGCGGAGAAGTTACGCGGTGACGGTTTCCCATGCCTCGCCGCCGGTAATTGCAGCCGGCCTTTACGGCGAGTACTTAGAGCTGGAGGCACTGTTGGCAGAGTACCGGAAAGCCGAGGGCCGGGACAAGGAGAGCCTTGCCGGGGCGATTAAAGAAAAAGCGGAAACACTTTCCCTGCCCACCGGAGATCTGGCCGGACTGGAAACCTATCTTTACCGGATGAAGAGGCGGCTTATTCCCAAAGGCCTGCACGTTCTGGACCAGAAGCTTCAAGGAGAAGACTTGGTCAATTACCTGGCCGCCCTGGTGCGCTTTGACCGGGAAGTGCCCTCCTTTTACCGGACGGTGGCCGAAAAAATGGGCTTTTCCTACGAGAGCCTTGCTCGGAATCCCGAGGCCTTTGCCGCGGTGGAGCGGGAAGTGCACCGGGCCATCGAGCGCTGGCTGGCGGGGGAGGAGGCCCCCCTGCCGCCGGAGATAGGCCGTTACCTTGCCGGGATAAAGGAGAACATTGCCCGCTCCGAGGAAAGCGCGGGGCTTCTTTCCGTGCTGGACGGCCGCTACCTTGTTCCCAGCCTGGCCGGGGACCCAGTGCGCTCGCCTGAGGTTTACCCTGTCGGCCGGAATATGTACGAGTTCGACCCCCGGCTCATTCCTACGACGCTAGCGCTAAAGCGCGGGGAGGAAACAGTGAAGGCCATTTTGGAGAGATTTTACCGCACGCACGCTCGCTACCCAGAAACGGTGGGGACGGTGCTGTGGGGGTTTGAGACTTTAAGCACGGGTGGCGAAACCATTGCCCAGATCCTGGCTTACCTCGGCGTGCGCCTGGTTCGGAAGGAAAGCCCCTGGTTCAAGGAACTGGAGCTCATCCCTTTGGAGGAGCTCGGCCGACCGCGCATCGACGTTCTGGTGACCATCTGCGGTATCTTCCGCGATATATGTGCTCCCCAGATTGAACTGATCAATCAAGCGGTGCAACTGGCGGCCGGCGCCGCGGAACCGGAAGAGCTGAATTTTGTCCGCAAACACAGTTTGGAAATGGCAGCAGAACATGGTAATGCCAGCCGGGCGCGGGTGTTCGGGCCCCAGGCCACGGAGTACGCCACCTCCATGCGGACGCTGGTAGAAAGCGGGGTCTGGCGGGAAGAAAAGGAGCTAGCGGAAAGTTATGATAGTTCCATGAGTTACTGTTATTACCGGGGCAAGGTCGAGGAAAACCGGGCGCTCTTTGCCAGACTTGTCTCCACGGTTGACGTCGTCTCCCAGGTAAGGCACAGCACGGAATACGAATTCACCGATCTTGACCATTACTACGAGTTTTTCGGCGGGCTTTCCCGGAGCGTGGCGGAAAAGAAGGGAAAGGTTCCCGAACAATGGGTGGTAGACATTACAGAAGAAATCACCGAAGTGGCCGATGTGGGCCTGGCCATTGACCGTGCGGTGAGAACGCGCCTTTTCAACCCCGGGTGGATCGACGAGATGCTCAAACACAAACATCACGGTGCCCAAAAGATAGCCGAGAGAATCGAGTACCTGATCGGGCTTAAGGCCACCACCGGCCGGGTGGACGAATGGGTCTTTCGGGAAGCAGTCCGCCGCTTTCTCCTCGACCAGGAGATGCGCCGCCGGTTGACAGAAAATAACCGCTTCGCTGCTTTGAAAATCGCAAATAAGCTCGGCGAGGCCTTGCAAAGGGGTTACATGGGCCTCTCCGAAGAAGAATATAGCAAGCTAGTGGAAGCAGCTTTAGAGATAGAGGCCCAGATCGAGGAAGAAACTTGAACCATGCACTTCAGCTGCAGGCGTGATACCGCATAGATAAAATTTCGGAGAATAGAAGGATTTTCGGTGAAGATGGCGAAGATCTGAACTGGCAATTTTGCAAAACTGAATAGTGCGGAACAGGTGACCCCGGGAGTGTATCTTCCGGGGGAGAGGGAAGCCGGTGCGAATCCGGCGCGGTCCCGCCACTGTGTGGGGAATCCGTCTTGCAAGATGCCACTGTCCGGCACTCAATGAAGAGTGATTGAGAACGGTCTGGACCCGGCAAAAACGGCGACAGCCCGGCTCAAATTCAAGCAGCAATTGAGTACCGGATGGGAAGGCGCAAGGCCGGAGATGAACCCGAGCCAGGAAACCTGCCTGTTCAACGGACACTGTTGATCTACGCGTGATAGGGAGGTGTTCTTGATGCTCAATTTGCTTTCTTTGAGCGTAATATCCCCCGGTCCTCCGTAGACCGGGGGTTTTCATTTACGGGGCTTTAAGTTGCTTCCCGGGCAGAAGCGAATTTGTAATACGAAGGAGAATACCAATACAACTGGAGGTTAAGTAGACCTATGGAAGTGAGAAGCAAGGTTATTATGCTTACGGTCTCATCCTGGTGTTGATTTTCACCCTGGGCTTAGGTCAGCTTGCTCTTGCCCCGGCAATCCAGGCAGCAGGAATTAAGGAAAGACGAATTACCATCACCGACTCGACGGGCCGTTTAGTCCGGGTTCCCTGCCCGCCCAGGCGGATTATTTCTGTTAACGGCAACGCCTCGGAGTTGATCTGCGCCTTTGGGGCAGGAGAGAAGATTGTTGGAATTTCTGATACAACTGATTTTCCTCCGCTGCTAAAAGATAAGACAAAAGTAGGAAAGGTCATGACACCTAATATAGAAAAAATCGCAGCATTAAAACCTGATCTCTTTATTGCATACGGGAGCGGCATGGCGCTTAAACAGGAGATTGTAAGCAAGCTGCAGAAACTTGGCATTCCTGTCGTGCTCCTGGACTGCTATAAACTGGAAACCATGGCTCAGGATGTAAGAATCCTGGGCAAGATCTTGGCCAGAGAAAAAGAGGCTGGGGAGTATCTCGCCTTTTTCGAGAAGTACCGCCGCCTCATTGAAAGCCGCACAGAGAAACTCCCGGCGAAAATGAAGCCCTTGGTATACCTGGAGTTGTTCAGTGATTATCACACTGTCAGCGCCGGTTCGGGGGCAGCCCAAATGCTGGAGGCTGCCGGAGGGAGGAACGTTGCCGGGGGCTTCCGCGTTCCTTATCCCCAGGTCAGCTCTGAATGGGTGCTGGCCAGAAATCCCCAGGTCGTTGTTCATATTTCCAGTACCTCTTCTCTACCTTCTGGATTTGGTAAATCACCAGAAGCCTTGAAAAAGAAAAGATCAGAGATTATCTCCCGGCCGGCCTGGCGGAACGTCAGAGCAGTGCAGACAGGCAAAGTATACCTGCCCTCCAGCGAGATTTATACAGGTCCCCGGGGGATTGTGGGGCTCGCTTATCTTGCGAAGTGGCTGCATCCCAGGCTCTTCCCGGATGTCGATCCGGAGGCCATTCACCGCGAGCTCCTGAAAAAGTTCCACGGGCTAGAACTCAAGGGCGCCTGGGTCTATCCCAGTGAACGAAGAAAAACAGGAAAAGGGATGAGATAGTTGGAGATGATGAAGATCGCAGTTGTGGATGGCCAGGGTGGCGGGATTGGAAAGGTAATCACCGAGCAGATCAGGAAGGAACTCCCTCCTGAAAAAGAGATCATCGCCCTGGGCACCAATGCCATTGCCACTTCTTTGATGCTTAAGGCTGGTGCCAATGAAGGTGCCAGTGGGGAAAACGCAGTAATCCAGAGCGTAAAGGATGTAGATCTGATTGTGGGGTCACTGGGAATCATCTTTGCCCATTCCATGCGGGGTGAACTCACGCCTAAAATGGCCGAAGCCATCGCAAAAAGCAGAGCCAAAAAGATTCTTTTGCCCTTGACTCCTGTCCAGGTAAAAGTGGTGGGGATGGAAAAAGAGGCGGAAACCGAACCTCTAAACCACCTGGTTGCAAGGCTGGTCGCAAGACTGAAAGAGATTGCGGAGCGTGAAGCTGGTAATTAAGGTGCTCAAACGCCCTCAGAAAAAATTCTCCCAGACCTGCCCGGGCTGCAAGGCATCTTTAACCTTCCCGGGAAGAGGGTAGTACCAGGTTATAATGTTTTATTGCCTCCAGCCTCTTTTTCGGGGCTGAAGTTTTTCGTTAAACCCGCTGTCTCTTTTCCTTTCTGTATCCGGCAGAGTTTTGCCGGAATTTTTTTGGCCCGAAAGCTAAGTCAGGAGGTTGGCTCAAAAATGCCTATCGAGAGGTTCTCGCGGCTCACGAAGAGCACATCCGGCTGCACCACATCGTGGCGGCTGAAAAGCACATCGAACGGCGCTTCGTAGACTTCTCCCAGGCCGTGGGCTGCGCAAATGACCATAAAATGGTAGCCAGATTTAAACTTATCCTCTGATGCACCCGCTTGGGGGAAGGAGTTATGAAAAGGTCGCCTCCGATAATTTCATACCGCCTGTCTTCAGGCAAAAGCAGATAATCTTCGTAGGTAAACTTGAGGTGCTCAGGGATGGAAGGCATGAAATCACCTCCGGGCGGCTAATTTAAAAAGTGAGGAACGGCAGCGCATCACTCCTCTCAGTAAAAGTATACCATACGCCTGATAAAAAGTTAGATCCCATTTATCGATTCATCTTTCTCCAGCTCGTTAATTATTTTTTGCAGGAATTGAATAGTTGCCCCGATACTTTTCTTAAAAGCCATCCAGACATCCTGTATATTTAGGGCCATGTGATCCATCATTTTCCATCGAAGCTCTTTGGTATAGGCATGACGGTAAAGGTGCCTAAATGCCTTGTAGTCGCTCAGTATCTCCTGCAGTTCAGCTGAGATTATAGCCGGCCTTACACCGG includes the following:
- a CDS encoding ABC transporter substrate-binding protein; translated protein: MKKKRLSFKRISYVVLALLLLGAVTSGGCSQKNVPAQGQAQELVIALGEKEVTSLDPYDPQGSSSSWYIQPMLFETLCYDTLKGTEPMLAQKWEMSPDGKEWTFHLREGVKFHDGSPLTAEAVKFSIEKSLANTISGLGARKPPVPISRVEAPDEKTVVVHLEKPYGPFLSEIANVRIVSPASYQGDKFARPVGTGPWVVASFNPQEMVFAPFEDYWRGKPKLSKVTIKCIPDPQARVMALEAGEVDVIGVDMQGVEPAAAKSLAASGKYQVISLHQAYLVALYFNPRAELLKDIRVRQAINYALNREEMVAKLLEGYGVPAKGPVGFDTSIPWTSPHIKGYPHDPEKAKALLKDAGFKGDAPLKLAYEGYRAYHKALAELIQAQLAAVGIKVELNSYESGAFTKVIQAGQYDLALIPPYGKREEDPYPYLGMFFFSQGRYKVMESAEFDRLFMAQLFTGNPKEREKLYWALQEEIMKNCPAAFLFHPDRITVLKKDIQGWESDYGFNSLTTLWKVSRG
- a CDS encoding cobaltochelatase subunit CobN is translated as MVNFLLLTTMDNTRELREALAEIRAEYGEILSVKKIYFSDWERGRIDPVEVEEAARSSQVILVDIRGQTEFTDRLRELVAGSAATVVVLVGGSRDILSLTRMGSFSGADLPRREGRFDIEVYLKARKFMDLTKKLGSILPVGKLKHMRNWLVACEYYAEGDKQNLKNLLLFLLREYCGARVKVGPPQRRPDYGIWWPPDRHFAELKAFKTFAGWDEGKPTVGVFFYGGMHFADCAPVVEALVEELRGEVNLIPVFSKVEQNLAAMRAFFFDEGHPVVDLVVNLQYFRLHGGPYGGSPEPTYRLLSKLGVPVLTGFRSYTTEIEEWQRENRLNPLEITLGVMLPELDGCIEPVYVGGLESLGKDEVLGGEVKEVRAFPEGIERLCGRIRRWLALRKKPNAEKRLAIILYDYPPGEANLGSAGYLDALESLLVLLERLAAAGYRVEIPAGDLGEFLLSCGVANTPEWQVAPSGIAVDAEVYRRWYRELPPDLRAEVERHWGEPPGTVMARHGEILVPGVVVGNVFIGVQPSRGVHENPEKAYHDQELPPHHQYLSFYWWLRKEFRADCIIHWGMHGTLEFTKGKEAPVSRRCFPDILIGDVPHLYYYWVGNPSESTIAKRRSYAVTVSHASPPVIAAGLYGEYLELEALLAEYRKAEGRDKESLAGAIKEKAETLSLPTGDLAGLETYLYRMKRRLIPKGLHVLDQKLQGEDLVNYLAALVRFDREVPSFYRTVAEKMGFSYESLARNPEAFAAVEREVHRAIERWLAGEEAPLPPEIGRYLAGIKENIARSEESAGLLSVLDGRYLVPSLAGDPVRSPEVYPVGRNMYEFDPRLIPTTLALKRGEETVKAILERFYRTHARYPETVGTVLWGFETLSTGGETIAQILAYLGVRLVRKESPWFKELELIPLEELGRPRIDVLVTICGIFRDICAPQIELINQAVQLAAGAAEPEELNFVRKHSLEMAAEHGNASRARVFGPQATEYATSMRTLVESGVWREEKELAESYDSSMSYCYYRGKVEENRALFARLVSTVDVVSQVRHSTEYEFTDLDHYYEFFGGLSRSVAEKKGKVPEQWVVDITEEITEVADVGLAIDRAVRTRLFNPGWIDEMLKHKHHGAQKIAERIEYLIGLKATTGRVDEWVFREAVRRFLLDQEMRRRLTENNRFAALKIANKLGEALQRGYMGLSEEEYSKLVEAALEIEAQIEEET
- a CDS encoding ABC transporter substrate-binding protein codes for the protein MLIFTLGLGQLALAPAIQAAGIKERRITITDSTGRLVRVPCPPRRIISVNGNASELICAFGAGEKIVGISDTTDFPPLLKDKTKVGKVMTPNIEKIAALKPDLFIAYGSGMALKQEIVSKLQKLGIPVVLLDCYKLETMAQDVRILGKILAREKEAGEYLAFFEKYRRLIESRTEKLPAKMKPLVYLELFSDYHTVSAGSGAAQMLEAAGGRNVAGGFRVPYPQVSSEWVLARNPQVVVHISSTSSLPSGFGKSPEALKKKRSEIISRPAWRNVRAVQTGKVYLPSSEIYTGPRGIVGLAYLAKWLHPRLFPDVDPEAIHRELLKKFHGLELKGAWVYPSERRKTGKGMR
- a CDS encoding DUF3842 family protein, yielding MKIAVVDGQGGGIGKVITEQIRKELPPEKEIIALGTNAIATSLMLKAGANEGASGENAVIQSVKDVDLIVGSLGIIFAHSMRGELTPKMAEAIAKSRAKKILLPLTPVQVKVVGMEKEAETEPLNHLVARLVARLKEIAEREAGN
- a CDS encoding Uma2 family endonuclease — encoded protein: MPSIPEHLKFTYEDYLLLPEDRRYEIIGGDLFITPSPKRVHQRISLNLATILWSFAQPTAWEKSTKRRSMCFSAATMWCSRMCSS